From the Paenibacillus sp. FSL H8-0548 genome, one window contains:
- a CDS encoding ABC transporter ATP-binding protein has product MSDITLSVRGLRKVIGKRTIIKDLSFELKRGEVFGFLGPNGAGKTTTIRMLVGLIKPTSGSIEICGLDISKHFTRAMGHMGCIVENPELYPFLTGMENLRHFAVMISGITQERIDEVVALVGMRERMNDKVSTYSLGMRQRLGIAQALLGKPDVLILDEPTNGLDPSGIREMRAFIRFLAEEEGLTVLVSSHLLHEIQLMCDRVAIISKGEIIRVDSVQQLLSSEERLVWRLLPHMLGRTVISELTAVLDETDETVTTAYLEPVVGEWNRRLVEAGVTVLEMNRKLPALEDLFLELTGGESID; this is encoded by the coding sequence ATGAGCGACATCACCTTATCGGTTCGAGGACTTCGCAAGGTCATTGGCAAGCGGACCATTATAAAGGATTTAAGCTTTGAGCTGAAGCGCGGTGAGGTGTTTGGCTTCTTAGGACCGAACGGTGCTGGGAAAACGACAACGATTCGAATGCTCGTGGGTTTAATTAAGCCGACCTCAGGGTCCATTGAGATTTGCGGACTGGATATTTCCAAGCATTTCACGCGTGCAATGGGGCATATGGGCTGTATCGTAGAAAATCCAGAGCTGTATCCGTTCTTAACCGGCATGGAAAATCTGCGTCACTTTGCCGTTATGATCAGCGGCATTACGCAGGAGCGAATTGACGAGGTCGTCGCCTTGGTCGGCATGCGCGAGCGGATGAACGATAAAGTGAGCACCTATTCACTCGGCATGCGGCAGCGGTTGGGCATTGCGCAGGCGCTGCTCGGCAAGCCGGATGTGCTTATTTTGGATGAGCCGACAAATGGACTGGACCCGTCGGGCATTCGGGAAATGCGCGCGTTTATTCGGTTTTTGGCGGAGGAGGAAGGGCTCACAGTACTCGTATCCAGTCATCTGCTGCACGAAATTCAATTGATGTGCGACCGCGTAGCCATTATTTCGAAGGGTGAAATCATTCGTGTAGATTCAGTGCAGCAATTGCTTTCCAGCGAAGAAAGGTTAGTATGGCGGTTACTCCCGCATATGCTGGGACGCACAGTAATTAGCGAGTTAACGGCAGTTCTTGATGAGACAGATGAGACGGTCACAACCGCTTATTTGGAGCCGGTGGTTGGAGAGTGGAATCGCAGGCTGGTAGAAGCGGGAGTGACCGTACTGGAAATGAACCGGAAGCTTCCGGCGCTTGAGGATTTATTTCTTGAGCTGACAGGAGGCGAATCTATTGATTAA
- a CDS encoding glycerophosphoryl diester phosphodiesterase membrane domain-containing protein — protein sequence MLQLFERSIRDFRATYKKHLLFEYLFMLMTSFVIIPIISFIFNRVLRVIGSGSVLNGEVYKIGLSYTGILGLIAICLVAMFVLFIEFGVVITIAQQHYFGKDVLIADALLTTLRHTSKLFGFGIIQLLFFLLFLVPFIDSPLSSSFFAQFNVPIFFNNQVLSSSYTMLALYAVLFLAGIYTFLRWIFVLHFIMIEGKSIRKAIRSSLVLTKGKRLSLLIHLFLVNALVFSLGFMVISSVAYLPSWLNINVLKAMTDHYSLTLSTVLTYMFTLMLVPVNIIFLTRQFYYYNGKKGIRPKDGVVISHSRFLGPLEKRFIAFIKRRTRKRILYTAIIAAYLALALIVSYAANDNLVYAKWSVLIAAHRGDTLTAPENSLRAVLGSVEQGASAVEIDVQLTQDGVVVLHHDYNLKRMTGVSKRVDELTYDEIAMLSIGTYEGEGDIDEIDRIPMLSEVLAALQGQTKVIIDLKPYGPGEELAKEVVNLVEQFEMANDCYIQSFDRQTLQQIRQLNPDIKIGQILYFAVGDLSLLDVDFYTIEQVMLTKQLVDRAHRKGREVWVWTVNTDRNLKEVLKFEIDGIITDYPSRVNNMVELNL from the coding sequence ATGCTTCAGCTTTTTGAAAGAAGTATTCGTGATTTTCGAGCAACCTATAAGAAGCATCTTCTATTTGAGTATTTATTTATGCTAATGACAAGCTTTGTCATTATCCCGATTATTTCTTTTATTTTCAACCGTGTGCTCCGGGTCATTGGCTCGGGCTCGGTGCTGAATGGCGAGGTCTATAAGATCGGGCTCAGCTATACAGGGATACTCGGATTAATAGCGATTTGCTTGGTAGCTATGTTTGTACTGTTTATTGAATTCGGTGTCGTCATCACGATTGCGCAGCAGCATTATTTTGGGAAGGATGTATTAATTGCTGATGCACTGCTGACGACGCTTAGACATACATCGAAGCTATTTGGTTTTGGGATTATTCAACTGTTGTTTTTTCTGCTTTTTCTAGTGCCGTTTATTGATTCGCCGCTATCGTCTTCCTTTTTTGCACAGTTTAACGTTCCGATATTTTTTAACAATCAGGTTTTGAGCTCATCTTACACCATGCTGGCCCTGTACGCGGTTTTGTTTCTAGCCGGTATATATACATTCTTGCGTTGGATTTTCGTTTTGCATTTTATTATGATTGAAGGCAAATCGATAAGGAAGGCAATTAGAAGCAGTCTTGTGCTCACGAAGGGGAAGCGCTTATCGCTTTTGATTCATTTGTTTTTGGTTAATGCCCTTGTATTTTCACTTGGTTTTATGGTCATCTCCTCAGTCGCTTATTTGCCTTCATGGCTGAATATTAATGTGCTCAAGGCGATGACGGATCACTATTCATTAACTTTATCCACGGTGCTTACCTACATGTTTACTTTAATGCTCGTACCCGTGAACATTATATTTTTGACCCGCCAGTTTTACTATTACAATGGAAAAAAAGGCATTAGGCCTAAGGATGGCGTTGTTATTAGTCATAGCCGTTTTTTGGGACCCTTGGAGAAGCGTTTCATTGCATTCATCAAGAGAAGAACCCGCAAGCGGATTTTGTACACAGCGATTATCGCAGCATACCTAGCGCTAGCGCTCATTGTCAGCTATGCTGCTAATGATAATTTGGTTTATGCCAAATGGAGCGTGCTTATTGCTGCACATCGCGGTGATACGCTGACAGCACCGGAAAACTCGCTTCGCGCTGTTCTAGGCTCTGTGGAGCAAGGCGCCAGCGCTGTCGAAATCGACGTTCAGCTGACGCAGGATGGTGTAGTTGTACTTCATCATGACTATAATTTAAAGAGAATGACGGGTGTCTCGAAACGAGTGGATGAGCTGACTTACGATGAGATAGCGATGCTGAGTATTGGCACGTACGAAGGCGAAGGAGATATCGATGAAATAGACCGAATTCCGATGCTGTCTGAGGTGCTTGCTGCATTGCAGGGTCAGACGAAGGTGATCATTGATCTAAAGCCTTATGGTCCAGGCGAGGAGCTTGCTAAAGAGGTTGTCAATTTGGTTGAACAATTCGAAATGGCAAATGATTGTTATATTCAGTCGTTTGACAGGCAGACACTGCAGCAAATCAGGCAGCTCAACCCAGACATAAAGATCGGACAAATTCTTTATTTTGCGGTAGGTGATTTGTCTCTGCTCGATGTTGATTTCTATACGATTGAGCAGGTGATGCTGACCAAGCAGCTTGTCGATCGCGCGCACAGAAAAGGCCGTGAGGTGTGGGTGTGGACTGTCAATACGGATCGGAATTTGAAAGAGGTGCTCAAATTTGAGATCGATGGCATCATTACCGATTACCCGTCACGGGTCAATAATATGGTGGAGCTGAATTTGTAA
- a CDS encoding SGNH/GDSL hydrolase family protein, which yields MHSKKVRLITGFAVLTCLLWLFGLGWAVKDYLIGSQSPALSPSAAEHPAAPSDKLKIVALGDSLTRGTGDIEGKGYVGYVSDQLKQSGMDISLINLGIKGLVSPDLAEQMKEKEISRQIGQADVVLMTIGGNDLFLGGQTLSDISEASITGLEDAFLSNLEAVITNIRAVNTEAAVYLLGLYNPFSEFEDGELLSGVVRQWNYKAAELLAQDTNTVFVPTFDIFQRNVNDYLFTDHFHPNEEGYRLMAKRVADLIIGAGGQS from the coding sequence ATGCATAGTAAGAAGGTACGATTGATTACGGGCTTTGCCGTCCTTACCTGTCTCTTATGGTTATTCGGATTAGGCTGGGCGGTAAAGGATTATTTGATTGGATCGCAAAGCCCAGCATTATCGCCATCTGCAGCGGAGCACCCAGCTGCACCTTCCGATAAGCTGAAAATTGTCGCTTTGGGCGACTCGCTGACGAGAGGCACTGGCGATATAGAAGGCAAAGGTTATGTTGGGTATGTCAGTGATCAATTGAAGCAGTCAGGAATGGATATTTCTTTAATTAATCTCGGCATCAAGGGTTTAGTCTCTCCGGATCTAGCGGAACAAATGAAGGAGAAGGAAATTAGCCGCCAAATCGGACAAGCTGATGTTGTTCTGATGACAATTGGAGGCAATGATCTATTCCTTGGCGGACAAACGCTGTCGGATATTTCGGAAGCGAGCATTACGGGGCTGGAGGATGCTTTTCTGAGTAATCTTGAGGCTGTTATCACGAATATACGTGCGGTTAATACGGAAGCTGCTGTTTATTTATTAGGGCTATACAATCCGTTCAGTGAATTTGAAGATGGGGAGCTCTTGTCCGGGGTCGTCAGGCAGTGGAATTACAAGGCAGCAGAGCTGCTGGCGCAGGACACCAATACGGTGTTCGTACCCACCTTTGATATTTTTCAGAGGAATGTGAACGACTATTTGTTTACGGACCATTTTCACCCGAATGAAGAGGGATACCGGTTAATGGCCAAACGAGTGGCGGACTTGATTATCGGAGCGGGAGGACAATCATGA
- a CDS encoding uracil-DNA glycosylase family protein, producing the protein MTQINKYKSFIMSLPSGGLSREQLFTKELLLEEQEAMSIYYVPYEYVNTQAKLMIIGITPGFTQMEVAIRSAREDLLLGVPLELIDKRAKKLASFAGTIRTNLIEMLDQIDLPARIGISSSKSLFEERRELLHTTSAIRYPVFINGKNYTGHSPAILKSSILSRYVETILLPELIAVKDALVIPLGKSVSEVVQALVEKGWLNAERCLFEMPHPSGANGHRQRQFEQHKASMQQQVLNWFSRS; encoded by the coding sequence ATGACTCAAATAAATAAGTACAAAAGCTTTATTATGTCGCTCCCTTCAGGTGGGCTGTCCAGGGAGCAGTTATTTACGAAGGAATTGCTGCTGGAAGAGCAGGAGGCTATGTCGATTTATTATGTGCCTTATGAATATGTGAACACGCAGGCAAAGCTAATGATTATTGGGATAACGCCGGGCTTTACCCAAATGGAGGTAGCTATTCGAAGCGCGCGTGAGGATTTGCTGCTGGGTGTGCCGCTGGAGCTGATCGACAAGCGAGCGAAGAAGCTGGCCAGCTTCGCGGGTACAATACGGACAAATTTGATCGAGATGCTTGATCAAATTGACTTGCCAGCTCGAATTGGCATTAGCAGCAGCAAATCCTTATTCGAGGAGCGCAGAGAGCTGCTTCATACGACCTCTGCCATTCGATATCCCGTGTTTATCAATGGCAAAAACTATACCGGCCACAGTCCCGCTATATTGAAGTCCAGCATACTTAGCCGCTATGTAGAGACGATCCTTCTACCCGAATTAATTGCGGTCAAAGACGCCCTCGTCATCCCACTGGGCAAGTCCGTCTCGGAGGTTGTGCAAGCGCTTGTGGAGAAAGGCTGGCTGAATGCGGAAAGATGCTTATTTGAGATGCCGCATCCTTCAGGAGCGAACGGTCATCGGCAAAGGCAGTTCGAGCAGCATAAAGCAAGCATGCAGCAGCAGGTTTTGAATTGGTTTAGCCGATCCTAA
- a CDS encoding ABC transporter permease produces the protein MINLVQNEMTKLLAKRRFTIISIIIIVLLSMFSYAQVKQSESIRERIGTVDWRTELQQQIVDMQNRLSSAGQWREQIQIQIKQSQYYLDHDVNPSKPGAPTFIRGFVQNSAELFLPLLVMIIAVDLVSSERSMGTIKLLLTRPVSRFRILLSKYIALILSVSLVMFLFGILSYLISVIVFGNEGWSAPILTGFSTQGDELDISAVRLVTQWQYIVQQFGLAWFISIVVGTLSFMLSILMRSSAAGMGTMLACLIAGAILSNMVSSWESAKYLFMVNLGLMNYVSGSAPPIAGMTLGFSLVVLTVWMVGSLIVSFTVFMRKDIY, from the coding sequence TTGATTAATCTCGTCCAAAATGAAATGACGAAGCTGCTCGCCAAGCGCCGCTTCACAATTATTTCGATCATTATCATCGTTCTGCTCTCGATGTTCTCGTATGCGCAGGTGAAGCAGTCCGAGTCGATCAGGGAGCGTATAGGGACAGTCGATTGGCGAACGGAGCTGCAGCAGCAAATCGTCGATATGCAAAACAGGCTAAGCAGCGCGGGACAATGGCGCGAGCAAATCCAAATTCAAATTAAACAGTCCCAATATTATTTGGATCATGATGTTAACCCATCAAAGCCCGGTGCTCCAACCTTTATTAGAGGCTTTGTTCAAAACTCCGCAGAACTGTTTCTGCCGCTGCTCGTTATGATCATTGCGGTAGATCTCGTCTCGTCAGAGCGAAGCATGGGAACGATTAAGCTGCTCCTGACGCGGCCGGTGAGTCGCTTTCGGATTTTGCTCAGCAAATATATCGCTCTGATCTTGTCGGTATCGCTTGTCATGTTCCTGTTCGGCATATTGTCCTATTTGATCTCGGTCATCGTATTTGGCAATGAGGGATGGTCTGCACCGATCTTAACGGGCTTCTCTACGCAGGGAGATGAGCTTGATATATCTGCTGTGCGGCTCGTGACGCAGTGGCAATACATTGTTCAGCAGTTTGGACTGGCATGGTTTATTTCCATCGTCGTTGGGACATTGTCCTTCATGCTGTCGATTCTGATGCGAAGCAGCGCGGCAGGTATGGGAACGATGCTGGCCTGCTTAATTGCTGGTGCGATTCTTAGCAATATGGTCTCCTCATGGGAATCAGCTAAATATTTATTTATGGTCAACCTCGGGCTCATGAATTACGTGAGCGGTTCGGCACCTCCAATTGCGGGCATGACATTAGGTTTCTCGCTTGTGGTGCTTACGGTCTGGATGGTTGGGTCGTTGATCGTCTCCTTTACGGTGTTCATGAGGAAGGACATTTATTAA